A window from Culex pipiens pallens isolate TS chromosome 3, TS_CPP_V2, whole genome shotgun sequence encodes these proteins:
- the LOC120413792 gene encoding chromatin assembly factor 1 p55 subunit has protein sequence MGDRGDGAEAFDDAVEERVINEEYKIWKKNTPFLYDLVMTHALEWPSLTAQWLPDVTKPEGKDYSVHRLILGTHTSDEQNHLLIASVQLPNEDAQFDASHYDNEKGEFGGFGSVSGKIEIEIKINHEGEVNRARYMPQNPCVIATKTPSSDVLVFDYTKHPSKPEPSGECHPDLRLRGHQKEGYGLSWNPNLNGYLLSASDDHTICLWDINATPKEHRIIDAKNIFTGHTAVVEDVAWHLLHESLFGSVADDQKLMIWDTRCNNTSKPSHTVDAHTAEVNCLSFNPYSEFILATGSADKTVALWDLRNLKLKLHSFESHKDEIFQVQWSPHNETILASSGTDRRLHVWDLSKIGEEQSAEDTEDGPPELLFIHGGHTAKISDFSWNPNEPWVICSVSEDNIMQVWQMAENIYNDEEPDVPASEIEAGAP, from the exons ATGGGTGATCGTGGAGATGGAG CTGAAGCCTTCGATGATGCCGTTGAGGAGCGGGTCATCAACGAGGAGTACAAGATCTGGAAAAAGAACACCCCGTTTCTGTACGATCTGGTGATGACCCATGCGCTCGAGTGGCCTTCGCTGACGGCGCAGTGGCTGCCGGATGTGACAAAGCCGGAAGGCAAGGACTACTCGGTGCACCGGTTAATCCTTGGAACGCACACTTCGGATGAGCAGAACCATCTGCTGATTGCGAGTGTCCAGCTGCCGAACGAGGACGCTCAGTTTGATGCGAGCCATTACGACAACGAGAAGGGCGAGTTTGGCGGGTTTGGATCGGTTTCGGGCAAGATTGAAATCGAGATTAAGATCAATCACGAGGGCGAAGTGAACCGAGCTCGGTACATGCCCCAGAATCCGTGCGTCATTGCCACCAAGACGCCGTCGAGCGACGTGCTGGTGTTTGACTATACCAAACATCCGAGCAAACCGGAACCAAGTGGCGAATGCCATCCGGATTTGCGCCTGCGAGGACACCAAAAGGAGGGTTACGGGCTGTCGTGGAACCCGAACCTCAACGGCTATCTGCTGTCCGCCAGTGATGACCATACGATCTGTCTGTGGGACATCAACGCCACCCCGAAGGAACACCGGATTATCGACGCCAAGAACATCTTCACCGGTCACACGGCGGTCGTTGAGGACGTCGCTTGGCACTTGCTGCACGAGTCGCTGTTCGGTTCCGTGGCCGACGACCAGAAGCTCATGATCTGGGACACGCGCTGTAACAACACCTCCAAACCGTCCCACACTGTCGATGCACACACGGCCGAAGTCAACTGTCTCAGCTTCAACCCGTACTCGGAGTTCATCCTGGCGACCGGTTCGGCCGACAAAACCGTTGCCCTGTGGGATCTGCGCAACCTCAAGCTCAAACTGCACTCGTTCGAGTCGCACAAGGACGAAATCTTCCAGGTCCAATGGTCGCCCCATAACGAAACCATCCTGGCCTCGTCCGGCACCGACCGGCGGTTGCACGTGTGGGATCTGTCCAAGATCGGCGAAGAGCAGAGCGCCGAAGACACCGAGGACGGACCGCCCGAGCTGCTGTTCATCCACGGCGGCCACACCGCCAAGATTTCCGACTTTTCGTGGAACCCCAACGAACCGTGGGTCATCTGTTCCGTGTCCGAGGACAACATCATGCAGGTCTGGCAGATGGCCGAGAATATCTACAACGACGAGGAACCCGACGTCCCGGCCAGCGAAATCGAGGCGGGTGCCCCGTAA